One region of Desulfitobacterium chlororespirans DSM 11544 genomic DNA includes:
- the panC gene encoding pantoate--beta-alanine ligase — protein MIICKKISAVRDIVKEQRGQGRSIALVPTMGYLHEGHLTLVAEARKSGAFVVMSIFVNPLQFGPNEDFARYPRDLERDAKKAEGAGVDLIFNPEVEEMYPTKNLTHVEVDELGDSLCGASRPGHFRGVTTVVSKLFHIVQPDRAYFGQKDYQQYLIICQMVKDLNFPIEVIGVPIVREEDGLALSSRNIYLSPEQRAEALVLQRSLGEAENWLRQGERSALTIEERIKELIRNESSGEIDYVEIRSAENLHRIEQIEGKIFIALAVRFGPTRLIDNKVLEGM, from the coding sequence ATGATCATCTGTAAGAAAATCTCTGCAGTTCGGGACATTGTCAAGGAACAACGAGGTCAGGGAAGAAGCATAGCCTTAGTGCCTACCATGGGGTATCTGCATGAAGGGCATTTGACTTTGGTGGCAGAGGCCCGGAAGAGCGGTGCCTTTGTGGTGATGAGCATTTTTGTTAATCCGCTGCAATTTGGTCCTAATGAAGATTTTGCCCGTTATCCCCGGGATTTGGAGCGGGATGCCAAGAAAGCCGAAGGGGCCGGGGTAGACTTGATTTTTAATCCCGAAGTGGAGGAAATGTATCCAACCAAGAACCTCACTCATGTGGAGGTGGATGAGCTGGGAGACAGTCTGTGCGGAGCTTCCCGGCCGGGACATTTCCGGGGTGTGACGACGGTGGTCAGTAAGCTTTTCCATATAGTACAGCCGGATCGTGCCTATTTCGGTCAAAAAGATTATCAGCAGTATTTGATCATCTGCCAAATGGTGAAGGATCTGAATTTTCCTATCGAAGTCATCGGGGTGCCGATTGTCAGGGAGGAAGATGGACTGGCCTTGAGTTCGCGAAACATTTATTTAAGCCCTGAGCAACGGGCAGAGGCTCTGGTGCTGCAAAGAAGCCTTGGGGAGGCGGAGAATTGGCTGCGTCAGGGAGAGCGTTCTGCTCTGACTATCGAAGAACGAATCAAGGAATTGATTAGAAACGAAAGCTCCGGGGAAATTGATTATGTTGAGATCCGTTCGGCGGAGAACCTGCACAGGATAGAACAGATTGAAGGCAAGATTTTCATCGCCTTAGCTGTGCGCTTTGGCCCTACCCGTCTGATTGACAATAAAGTTTTGGAGGGGATGTAA